A stretch of Lathyrus oleraceus cultivar Zhongwan6 chromosome 6, CAAS_Psat_ZW6_1.0, whole genome shotgun sequence DNA encodes these proteins:
- the LOC127094644 gene encoding uncharacterized protein LOC127094644 — translation MPGFEVSPEEGLEPGSCWMFVFEGASNARGHGIGVVITSPTGFHLPFTSILCFDCTNNKAEYEACIYDLEAAIDLRIKILEVFGDSALVSVREENQLADALAMLASMFKVKWKNEAPSIQTDHLDEPAHCLAVEVDPDDKPWFYDIKTFMEKHQYPEGISITDKKAL, via the exons ATGCCAGGCTTCGAGGTGAGCCCCGAGGAAGGCCTCGAACCAGGATCGTGTTGGATGTTCGTGTTCGAAGGTGCCTCGAATGCTCGAGGTCATGGTATAGGTGTTGTTATCACTTCTCCAACTGGTTTCCACCTTCCGTTTACCTCTATATTATGTTTTGACTGCACTAACAACAAggcagaatatgaagcatgtatctacGATTTAGAGGCGGCAATCGACTTGAGGATCAAGATTCTTGAGGTATTCGGTGATTCAGCTCTGGTATCAGTCAG GGAAGAAAATCAGTTAGCAGATGCTCTAGCCATGTTGGCATCTATGTTCAAggtcaaatggaagaatgaagcaccgTCCATCCAGACTGACCACTTAGATGAGCCAGCACATTGCCTAGCAGTTGAGGTCGATCCTGACGATAAGCCCTGGTTCTACGACATAAAAACATTTATGGAAAAACATCAATATCCCGAGGGTATATCCATTACTGATAAGAAGGCTCTGTGA